The genomic segment ctgaaaaaaatatagaatttCCTCTTGTTCATTTTCAAGCAGTAACTCAAGTTGTTAAATTAGAAAATGTAAGTGATAAAAAAGTagcttttaaaataaaaacaaccGCTcctaataattatttagtAAGACCATCATTTGGTTTAATAAGTGTAAGAGAAACAATAGaaatacaaattatattacAACCCTTGTCAGACaaagataatatatcaaaCGATAAATTTCAGGTACAATGTTTAAATGTTGATGATAATACTACAGTAGATAAACAATTTTGGATAAcagttaataaaaatgaaatacaaGATCATAAACTTATTGTAGTTCTAAACgatgaaaataatagtaaATTAAATCATTCTTACATACCCTCAAATAATGTACCTCTCTCAGAAatgaataacaaaaatatacacaataTGGGATACGtcgataataataatataaatcaagATGACCCAAATTTAGCAGAtggtaaaaaatattacaaagaaatttatatctaatagtatatattaatattgtaatatatgtgtaaatcTTATATGATGAATTGTCACATATATCgtgttcttatatatataatgtgtgTGTGTACTCTACAAGTGTTCAAGacaaaatgttatatatatatatatatgtatgtgtgtgtggatatatatatttatttattttatatatatatatatatatatattttttttttttttttttttttgttaaggTTTAAAAGGAGGTCTACCAGGTATGCAAAGGAAATATCATGAACTTTTAAATTATTGCGTTTTTGTTGATAAACAAAAAGCAGCCctagaaaaagaaaacgaAAGTTTAAAAAATCAGTTAAAAGCATATAACAGTAATTCTAATAAATTCTTAatagataataaattaattccTATTATAATTGTAATGTTAgctataataacaaaatatatgggTTACTGGTAATTTCAAAGTTAtacaaagaaaatatattaatatatatgtttacatTTTTGTGTAAGGAAAATATCAAGAatcaataaattataaaatagtaaATTCGATAagttataaaatgaaatatatgataaattataaaaatgattaataaaaaaaaaacccaaaaaaaaaaaaaaaaaaaaaaaaaagagagaaGAAAacacatattaatatatatatatatatatatatttctatgtATACAAAGGAATATTAACATTACACcagtattattaaataaatattaatatccaacaatatattattaagtaCAATTATACCTATTGAACAGTATTAAAAGCAAAAACAaggaaatttatatatatatatatttatttatttatatgtatataaatacattctTTATCTATATTGTATTtagtttttaataattttttttatttttctcttccttactttttaatatgtttaaataattcataAACAAGtagtaaaaaatttataatatatatatgaaatatgttatcaatatttaaaattgaagaaaatgatatattgtgtaatatgtgtattttttctctttttttttttttttttttttttttgacatttccttttttttatattaatattttatatatatatatataatgttatacattttattttcctcattttttttttttttaaaattataatagcATATgctattatatatgtacacaccaatttatttataatctaatttttctttttttccacCCCCTTATTTtgcatattattaatttaaatataatcttTTGCAttctcatatttttttttttttttttttttaattattctataaatatatatatttaattattattttattttaaatatataaaataaggatagaatataaaatttttttttttgcttaaaaaaaaaaaaaatgtaaaaagcTATATATAGGCAGTACTTTGTAAGTGTAGATATGCttttctacattttttttttaataaagaaaatgttttttttacatgtattttttataatgttgaaaataacaatatttatatgtttcttttttttttttattcttcttctcttttttttatatataaatgtttttatttttaacttATCacttatctttttttttttaaaagatccAAAACTATTAAAATAAAGCTATACaagtattataaaaaaaaatttattcaattaaataaataaataaataaatatataaatatattatatgtgtagtaaaaatgttattacatatatttagacatatatacatcatactatatatatatatatagtgttattttttttgttttttacttatttatatttattataacaaaaaaaaaaaaaaaataataaggatcccttaaaaaattatcacAATATGATTTTAAATGAAGaagttataatatacatgttcttaatatataaatatttaatgctcagtaatttaataatatacatataatattcatatattaacttctatttgtatatatacaaataataccaaggatttattattaatacacaatttgatattaaaaagtaagggattatataaaaaaaaaaaaaaaaatttatacatatattagtgttatttaaaagaaaatttatatttttacatgtaAAAAGCATCAAAATAATTTgtggaaaaaaaacaatatctTTAAGCTTTTAAATTATGAAGgcatttaaatttaaaacatTACGTAATTTTAACATGGAActtttaaatgtatatattaaatatatatacatatatatataatatatatattaaacataaagttatagatataataatattaactaaattattttttaaactattttattaaaaagtgaagattaataaaaattcagaaatatatataatttatttttttatattttaattatttttattaaatattaaataaataccttattttattattaaacggtaattataatatttatgtagtTCATTtctttgatatatatatattgtatggtatttttttatttatgccatattaacaataattttaaaaacattcctttttatattataaaaaaaaataaagaaataattaaCTTCCTACAtgagatatattatatatatatatatatataatatatataaaatatgtcttaagattatttaatttttttttatatatttattttttttattattttattttatttttatttttaattgttaTGTGTTcaaaacatattttaattatatgaaatattaaattaaaattgaaCTTTTGAGacttcttatttttatattattataagataCATATGTAATTGtagtattaaaatatattattatgtacccctaaatatattattataatacacttcttttattttttatttttttttttcatataattttaaattatttgtttGCGGTttctattataatttttatttcatattcttctatgatatattataaattataatttttataattgaccactttttttcttaataaagtgaaaataataaaaaaaatattccgtatataaaagaaaaacatatcaacaaaaatatattataatatttgcttaatttttttaatataatatattatttttattatatcttccCTTCattaaagaaattataatattttaaaaaactaatattataagtatataattttattattattattttaaagtgCTAAcccaaaaaaaatttaattactaagttttttatttttttatttttttattttattattttttaattttttctttttacaaaatggctagaaaatattttgtcGCAGCAAACTGGAAATGTAATGGAACTTTAGAAAGTATTAAATCTTTAACAAACAGTTTTAACAATTTGGATTTTGATCCAAGCAAATTAGGTATATATCAAAAAGCACAATTATAtaccataatatatatatatatatatatatatatatgtgataattcttatgatcattataaaataatatatatatatgtatatatatattatatgtttatatttatataccttATGTGCACACCTTGtacctttatatatatttttttttgtatattaaaaatgatattttcatttaagtCATAGTATACttccacatatatatatatatatatatatatatgttcaaatttgtaaaatatatatttgtatgttTTTATTCCCTAGACGTTGTTGTTTTTCCTGTTTCCGTACATTATGATCATACAAGGAAATTACTTCAGAGTAAGTTTTCTACTGGTATTCAGAATGTATCAAAATTCGGAAATGGATCATACACAGGTGAAGTAAGTGCAGAAATTGCCAAGGATTTAAATATtgaatatgttattattggTCATTttgaaagaagaaaatatttccATGAAACCGATGAAGATGTTCGTGAAAAATTACAAGcttcattaaaaaataatttaaaagccGTTGTATGTTTTGGTGAATCTTTAGAACAAagagaacaaaataaaactatCGAAGTTATTACAAAACAAGTTAAAGCATTTGTTGATTTAATTGATAATTTTGATAATGTTATTTTGGCTTATGAACCTTTATGGGCTATTGGTACTGGTAAAACAGCTACACCTGAACAAGCTCAATTAGTACACAAAGAAATCAGAAAAATTGTAAAAGATACATGCGGAGAAAAACAAGCTAACcaaataagaatattatatggAGGTAGTGTTAATACTGAAAACTGCTCTTCATTAATTCAACAAGAAGATATTGATGGTTTCTTAGTTGGAAATGCTTCCTTAAAAGAATCTTTtgttgatataataaaaagtgctatgtaaaatatatatatatatattacaaatgaataatgaatagatatacatatatatatatttgataacatttttcttttatatatattttataaatgcaTTTAcgactttaaaaaaaaatgaggtGAAcgtattctatatatatatatatatatatatgttgcattcaaattttgaaaaactatttctcatttttatcatatttatttattttatcatattcgtgttttctcattttcttatttttttattcatcgTCATGTTCCGAACTTTTCTCGCAAAAgtgtatttataatatttatgccTTTATGATTTTATCACTTAccaacatataataataataaaaaaaaaaaaaaaaaaaaaaaaaaaaaatcaaactCTCAACATTTTtaacacataaataaaatttgtgATAAGGGAaatgtaaattatattaaacgttttatcattttaaaaaggtttatacatatatggtaactattaaaaaatcaaatatataaaaatgtattgacaaaaaaaaaaaaaaaaaaaaaaaattacaagtaaatgtttaaatatatatacatatatatttctttttctatgaAGAACATTTATTCTTTTGAATAATTTTTGATATAGAAGGTAAAAGATCTTTGGTATGagtaatatttaaatattttttcaaggTGCCCATAATTGTAAACGCGGCGAAATATTCATCAATGTCTTCTATTTTAAttctacaaaaaataaataaataaataaataaataaatgaatatatatatatatatatatgttgttgtttatatctattattgctcttttttttttcttttttttttaattacttgttctttattttttctccAATTTCTCTTGTGGTGATCAATTCTTTTACCTTTTTTTCAATctgttaaaaataaataaagatatatatatatatatatatatatatatatacaaattttaaatgtttatatgttgACACATTCGtactaaaatatataacataatagtTAGGTTGATACGCACTGttatttctctttttttcattctcACCTCTTCAAAATTATCAACTTTGTTTAAATTTAGACAAGACGATATAGATCTAATGAAATATGATTGTGTTTttatctaaaaaaaaaaaaataaatatatatatatatatataaatattatacatatatattttaaatgattaataaatcaatattctatatatatatatatatatatatatatatatatatacatatatattgtatcaTTTTCATATTAATTCATACTTTTGAATTTAATGAGTTCATATGCCCTATAATATTGTTGattttatcaatattatatatgttcatgtAAGTCTTAATAATTTTACTGATAATTTCTTTGGAATGTTTGTTTAGAATATATTCTGCCTTTTCAAAAGAACCCTGTAATAGAagcaaataaaataataagtatatatagaACCCTATGATGATAAGTACgtatcatacatatatatatatatatatatatatatatatatatatatatatatatatttctacgGTTGTGTAATAATCATGAATACATTAAAACTTACGTCTGTATAAGTAGATAGTTCCTTGTTTcgatcataattattttgaataaGATCTAAGCATGTTTTGTCTATTTGAGATTTTTGTATATCTTTTAGATCAGactgaaaaattaaaagtacCTTCCTTctgaataaataatatttttgtccACTTGTATAAAATGATTTCCATTTTTTGATAACGTTAATATATTCGtcaaatttaatattatccaATGATATTAATGAAGTAATGGTATAATAAAAGGAAGTAAATAAAGGAAACTGTTCATAAACAATAAAAGAcatgaatttaataaattgtattactattgatatattatcaGTTTTTAGGTGGTTACAGATAtctacaaatatattaattagatctattttgttatatttcattagagtatttaataaatattttttgttatgttcattttgtaatttattatttaaattattgtcttcaaataatatatttgactcttgtacattttgttttatttcttttatttcttttatttcttgaTTTTGCTTCTCTTTGTTTAAattcttcatataaatattgaagGCCTCATTATTTATGGAATTATTTTTGATATACAATTCAAGAAATTGGTTaagataattattttgtgaTTGTCTGTTTATACCTTCCATAAAATTGTTATTACATATGCTATTAGGTAGAACATTAATTAATTTGGTATCTTTCAaagtataatttttatcttgttttataatatctCCATTGGATAAAATATGACTTATGACGTTGTTGTCTTGATtacatatatcataattattatggttattattaaatatatttgagcgatttatatttgaattaaaaatatgaccagaattaattttatttgttgCTTCGTTACtaccatttttattatcatttatataagtTAAAGAAGTAggtttattataaatattatttttaagatTGTAATAATCCATACTTTTTAGTTCATTATTTTGTGTACtatgtatattatcatttcttatattatttatattttctttaaatatatgttgatACACTTCTACAATTTTTTCTGATGTATCTAATTGATTTTtgatattttgtatttcttgATGTTTTGCTAATtgttctatttttttattatatataattttttcattttcatgatcttttttaatatcattCATTTGTTTAATTAAATCttcatacatttttttatatttcttttcttcatttaaagAATCACTATATATATCTCTACAAcaactactactactaatactacaagtattattattattattattattactacaattactacttttatttatatccttcttaataatattactattGTATGATGAATTGCtatattctatatttttttgaatattactattatttgcATAACTATCATTAtctatatcatttatatgttcatcatcatttgtatattgactaatataattatcattggtacatttattatctgtcttatttttttctatataagaATTTTTATTAGATTCATTTTGATTGGATTGTGTTAATtgactaatttttttttttaagattaTTTTATCCTTAGCTTCACTTTTAATAAGatgttttaaatttttaatttcatcaTTTAATGAATTGATTAATATTTGgtaatattttgatatatctACACACTGTTTATCTATTAAATttgtattctttttatttaatactttttttaatactatATTTGCATCATTTTTACAATTTTCTATTTCTTCTAATATAATTtgatattgtttttttaatttattaatttcgatatctttatttattacttTGTTATTCagtttatttaatttatttttgtatatatatatatctttttcaaAGTTCGTAATTTTTTTGGATTGttctaatattttattatttaggTTGGCTTTTTCTTtaagttctttttttttttcattatcatttttttgtttcatttctatttttaatttttcattttctttatttaaatattctatttttttttcatattcatgaatattatttatatcatttataagagcattcattttattgttctttttattattttcatgtattagataatatatgatatcaatacaattatatgatatatttttccaggatactttttttatatttatatcatcttttttaatttgtatgAGTTTATTTACTTTCCTAGATTTTAGaagattatttaatttttgtatttcCTGAAGGTCATCTTGATTAAACTGTATATCACTACATGAATGATTGAATGATTTCTCATCTTTGTGtagttttttattattacaataaatattatcattacaaatattttcatcattataaatattttcatcattacaaataatatcattatttgttatattttcttctttcatttgacttatatttgtattattcgtcccattattatatgttgaactagtaacatttttatgtattattcCATTATCCTCTAATTTAGTACTGTTTTCGGAGCTAATTATTTTGTCTTCTTTAATTATAGGATcatgatttatattataattattattgatATGTATACCTTTTTCATAATGCTTAACAGAtaagttattattattattttcattatctttGTTATAtacttctttattatttatatcgcttattataattttattttttaaaatttcatTCTGTTTATCATTCAATATTTCTTCAACAACATTATTGATActattttttatgtgttcTCTTAAAAACTGATTGAAAAAATTTTCATCCTTCATATCTTTACAAAATGTATTAAAGGACATAACACTCTTAAGTTTAGAATCATTTTGTgtattatcaatatttttaatattattcaaactatatgtattattcacattatttttattattcacattattttcattattcacattattttcattattcacactattcatattattcacattatttttattattcacattattcatattattcataatatagtCCGTCCAATATTGTTTCAAATTTATGTCATTAATTAACGAACagtcattatcattatataaattactaTTTACAATTTTGATTGTATTATCACTAGTTTTTGATTCATTCATAAGATCATTTTCTTTGTATCCAAAATCTGCAGTTTCACTTAATTTatgattaatatttttatttaatgttgataaaattaatttttctgCTACTTTTTTTCCCTCATTTAAATTCTCTTTTTGTACGTCAtacatatctatatatatatttttttttttttcattcattttcttataattttcataattctcttgattattactattattattttttgataaaacATTATGACTTAATATTACACCACtaccattattatcatataatttattgtcatatatattattgtcatatatattattgtcatataaattattgtcatatatattattgttattttttacgTTTATATTACAACTTGGAATATCTAACATTTGAGAGTTATTCATTTGATTATTATCCAAAATGTTACATTTCTTCATTTCAttcacataataaatatcatcacaacttttcttattatcaacattattatttatatctatatttattttattagtatcattttctttattcgtaaatttcatattatttttacttgtTGGATTATAATTCAACTGACCCATATCGACATAATTCAATTTATGCTGATCATTATAACATATACTATTCTGTGCATTACTAGTACATTTTCtatattcacatatattattattactgtatatattatttatatcattattatttttaggaTTAATGTGTTGTCCTGTTGTGGGTGTACCAATATAAAACCCATTTTCCTTAATATTCTCAAATAACATACCCTTTGTATGATCAAAAAGGATATCGGAAtttccttttatattttttttttgattaatatacatatcatatatattatgattattcaCATTTTGTATAAGatcatcatattttatgTCATCCACTTGTGTATCCTTCAAATTACATAATGACATACTTCTCTTCATATTGACATTAATAAATGGatgattattaaaatatatttgtggAATATTCTCTTCATTCAGTAccctattataattattatgaagaattatatcattatttttttctgtatTGACAATATTATCAcatgtattattatgataaattGAATGTTTATCTTTTCTTATGTCAGTAAAAGTTTCAGAATGTAATGTATTATTTCCCATATTATCATTgtccatatatttattttgattgTTCTCATTTTCTTTCTTACTAATTGATGATATCAAatgttcataattatttgaaATAACATTTTGATAATCACTTTTTACTATGTcatcattaattttatttggtATGCTTTCTTTCTTCCTTACAtggttcattatattt from the Plasmodium falciparum 3D7 genome assembly, chromosome: 14 genome contains:
- a CDS encoding vesicle-associated membrane protein, putative — protein: MKLLRVTPEKNIEFPLVHFQAVTQVVKLENVSDKKVAFKIKTTAPNNYLVRPSFGLISVRETIEIQIILQPLSDKDNISNDKFQVQCLNVDDNTTVDKQFWITVNKNEIQDHKLIVVLNDENNSKLNHSYIPSNNVPLSEMNNKNIHNMGYVDNNNINQDDPNLADGLKGGLPGMQRKYHELLNYCVFVDKQKAALEKENESLKNQLKAYNSNSNKFLIDNKLIPIIIVMLAIITKYMGYW
- a CDS encoding triosephosphate isomerase; this encodes MARKYFVAANWKCNGTLESIKSLTNSFNNLDFDPSKLDVVVFPVSVHYDHTRKLLQSKFSTGIQNVSKFGNGSYTGEVSAEIAKDLNIEYVIIGHFERRKYFHETDEDVREKLQASLKNNLKAVVCFGESLEQREQNKTIEVITKQVKAFVDLIDNFDNVILAYEPLWAIGTGKTATPEQAQLVHKEIRKIVKDTCGEKQANQIRILYGGSVNTENCSSLIQQEDIDGFLVGNASLKESFVDIIKSAM